A window of the Acidithiobacillus thiooxidans ATCC 19377 genome harbors these coding sequences:
- a CDS encoding YbcC family protein yields the protein MTATTTENPEQLFDRVIRRIAPVWPLDSFVAVNPYWGFADQPFSQVAAQLQGTVGERVLMDRRWYADLLQTGKLDMTDVLRAAEDLGLAADEEGWRAYLREASDLPMRLPRLPELMDRQGHASISQYVVEQISHFLAAYYDRGQSLWSFPKDPKMGLFGAWRQYTLTDRSLGPMGLKSIRTQLLAVSADGTEARLWALQTLSIPSFAEEAYLLVLLKSIGGWASWCRYLLWQAELQGGTHGDLADLLAIRMVWEALLRQTVLPNVLERWRRQIEGWILDNKGKDLEDAQRGEVLLRASEIAYRRQVATRIRRQPARKKGTSKPQVQAAFCIDVRSEVFRRHLEGVMPNLESIGFAGFFGVLLDYRRQGDHTARTQSPVLLNPSVHVEENGPEAIIQARFRRLRRGAAWKQFKLSASSCFSFVETAGLSYVGRLLADTLGWHRPSIPPDEAGLSETERATLECVLPPSLSLQERVAMAEFILGGLGLTQGVAPIVLLVGHGSSTTNNPHRAGLDCGACAGQTGEVNAKAAANLLNDPQVRKSLVEKGWDLDPKACFLPALHDTTTDRVDILGGMDDPRLDVGLLTELREALEKAANLTRLERILRLEPDMRDQKAVARNMAFRGRDWSQVRPEWALAGNAGFIAAPRWRTREMNLAGRAFLHDYDASKDPEFAVLTLIMTAPLIVANWINMQYYGSIVDNQRQGCGNKVLHNVVGGTIGVLEGNGGDLRIGLSEQSLRDSGGGLQHEPLRLSAFIEAPTEVMDRIIADNNVLGQLVNNRWLTVVQIAPDGSLFERRAQGQWGAI from the coding sequence ATGACTGCAACTACCACTGAAAACCCCGAGCAGCTTTTCGATCGGGTGATTCGCCGTATTGCTCCGGTATGGCCCCTGGATAGCTTCGTGGCCGTCAACCCCTACTGGGGTTTCGCCGATCAACCTTTCTCCCAGGTAGCCGCACAGCTCCAGGGGACCGTCGGCGAGCGGGTCCTCATGGATCGGCGCTGGTACGCGGACCTGCTTCAAACGGGCAAGCTCGACATGACCGATGTCCTCCGGGCGGCCGAAGACCTGGGTCTGGCTGCTGACGAGGAGGGCTGGAGAGCGTATCTCCGTGAGGCGTCTGATCTGCCTATGCGCTTGCCACGCTTGCCCGAATTGATGGATCGGCAAGGGCATGCTTCCATCTCTCAGTATGTGGTGGAGCAGATCAGTCACTTCCTGGCGGCATATTACGATCGGGGACAGTCGCTTTGGTCCTTTCCCAAGGACCCCAAGATGGGTCTGTTCGGTGCCTGGCGCCAATATACGCTCACGGACCGCAGTCTGGGACCCATGGGCCTCAAAAGCATTCGTACGCAGCTTTTGGCCGTATCTGCTGATGGCACTGAGGCCCGGCTCTGGGCCCTGCAAACCCTGAGCATTCCCAGTTTCGCTGAGGAGGCGTACTTGCTGGTACTGCTCAAGTCTATCGGAGGTTGGGCCAGCTGGTGTCGTTATCTGCTTTGGCAAGCGGAACTGCAGGGCGGCACCCATGGGGATCTGGCCGATCTTTTGGCGATCCGTATGGTCTGGGAAGCCCTCCTGCGGCAAACGGTCCTGCCAAACGTCCTGGAGCGTTGGCGACGGCAAATCGAGGGCTGGATTCTCGATAACAAAGGCAAGGATTTGGAAGACGCTCAGCGTGGTGAGGTACTCCTGCGCGCTTCTGAAATAGCCTATCGTCGCCAAGTGGCGACCCGGATCCGACGCCAGCCGGCCAGAAAAAAAGGCACATCAAAGCCTCAAGTGCAGGCCGCCTTCTGTATCGACGTCCGCTCAGAGGTCTTCCGCCGGCACCTGGAAGGGGTTATGCCCAATCTTGAATCCATTGGCTTCGCAGGATTTTTTGGGGTACTCCTTGATTACCGTCGGCAAGGAGATCACACAGCGAGGACGCAATCTCCGGTGTTGCTCAATCCCAGCGTCCATGTGGAGGAAAATGGCCCTGAAGCCATTATTCAGGCGCGGTTCCGCCGTTTGCGACGCGGGGCCGCATGGAAGCAGTTCAAGCTCTCGGCGTCTTCCTGTTTTTCTTTTGTGGAGACGGCGGGACTCTCCTATGTGGGGCGTCTACTGGCAGATACCTTAGGATGGCACCGTCCTTCCATACCGCCGGACGAAGCCGGTCTTTCCGAAACGGAGCGGGCCACTTTGGAGTGTGTGTTGCCACCATCTCTCAGCCTACAGGAGCGAGTGGCTATGGCCGAGTTCATCTTGGGTGGTCTGGGTTTGACTCAGGGAGTAGCCCCCATCGTCCTGCTTGTGGGGCACGGAAGTTCCACCACCAATAACCCGCACCGGGCGGGACTGGATTGTGGCGCCTGTGCCGGGCAAACGGGAGAAGTGAATGCCAAGGCGGCAGCCAACCTCCTGAATGATCCGCAGGTACGAAAGTCCCTCGTGGAAAAAGGTTGGGATCTGGATCCAAAAGCCTGCTTTTTGCCGGCTCTCCACGACACCACCACGGATCGGGTCGATATTCTGGGCGGGATGGACGATCCCCGTTTGGATGTAGGACTGCTTACAGAATTGCGCGAGGCCCTGGAGAAAGCGGCCAATCTTACCCGACTCGAAAGAATCTTGCGTCTGGAGCCAGACATGCGGGATCAGAAGGCAGTGGCCAGAAACATGGCCTTTCGTGGCCGGGATTGGTCCCAGGTGCGTCCGGAATGGGCCCTGGCAGGCAATGCGGGTTTCATCGCGGCACCCCGCTGGCGCACCCGGGAAATGAATCTGGCGGGTCGGGCCTTCCTCCACGACTACGACGCCTCTAAGGACCCGGAATTCGCCGTCCTGACACTGATCATGACCGCGCCGCTCATCGTCGCCAACTGGATCAATATGCAGTACTACGGCTCCATCGTCGACAACCAGCGGCAAGGATGTGGCAACAAGGTCCTGCACAACGTGGTGGGCGGTACCATTGGTGTCCTGGAGGGGAATGGAGGCGACCTGCGTATTGGGCTTTCAGAGCAATCTCTGCGGGATAGCGGTGGCGGATTGCAGCATGAACCCTTGCGTTTGTCGGCCTTCATTGAGGCCCCAACGGAGGTCATGGACCGCATCATTGCCGATAACAATGTTCTTGGTCAGCTGGTGAATAATCGCTGGCTCACCGTCGTCCAAATTGCTCCCGACGGCAGTCTCTTCGAGCGACGTGCGCAGGGCCAATGGGGGGCGATATAG
- a CDS encoding DUF6671 family protein gives MHKFEHTKFMSSGNAIYRGSTVALLTQHGKEKVVTPLLAATIGCQVVQVTGFDTDQLGTFTRDIPRSGTQIEAARKKARIGMGLAGLALGLASEGSFGPDPFTGMFSMNVEMLVWIDDTLGIEVIGVASGKTNFSHLLTANWEQAETFARATGFPEHGLVVRPRHEDDPRIRKGIADWETLRVAFRRACGEADNGCAFLETDVRAHMNPMRMEIIAQATRDLARKLCTPCPACNSPGFQIVERVPGLPCEDCGAPTREARADIHRCARCGHQVMAERPEKAAPVGRCDWCNP, from the coding sequence ATGCATAAGTTCGAGCACACGAAATTTATGAGTTCAGGAAACGCTATCTACAGGGGCTCAACTGTGGCCCTACTCACGCAGCACGGCAAGGAGAAAGTCGTCACTCCTTTACTGGCTGCCACCATCGGTTGCCAAGTGGTGCAGGTGACCGGCTTCGACACCGACCAGCTGGGCACATTTACCCGCGACATTCCCCGCTCCGGCACCCAAATCGAGGCGGCCCGGAAAAAGGCGCGCATCGGCATGGGACTGGCGGGCCTGGCTTTGGGACTTGCCAGCGAAGGCAGCTTCGGGCCGGACCCGTTCACCGGGATGTTTTCTATGAACGTAGAGATGCTTGTCTGGATCGACGATACGCTGGGCATCGAAGTGATCGGTGTTGCCTCGGGCAAGACCAACTTCTCTCACCTGCTCACCGCAAACTGGGAGCAGGCCGAGACATTCGCCCGTGCGACAGGTTTTCCCGAACACGGCTTGGTAGTACGCCCGCGACACGAGGACGACCCCCGCATCCGCAAAGGCATTGCCGACTGGGAAACACTGCGCGTGGCCTTTCGCCGGGCCTGCGGCGAGGCGGACAATGGCTGTGCCTTCCTGGAAACCGACGTGCGCGCCCATATGAACCCCATGCGCATGGAGATCATTGCCCAGGCCACACGGGATCTCGCACGCAAGCTTTGCACCCCATGCCCGGCCTGCAACTCGCCCGGTTTCCAGATCGTGGAGCGCGTCCCCGGCCTGCCTTGCGAGGATTGCGGCGCCCCGACCCGGGAAGCCAGGGCGGACATCCACCGTTGCGCCAGATGCGGCCACCAGGTGATGGCGGAGCGCCCGGAGAAGGCCGCTCCAGTAGGCCGCTGCGACTGGTGCAACCCGTGA